A genomic region of Magnolia sinica isolate HGM2019 chromosome 6, MsV1, whole genome shotgun sequence contains the following coding sequences:
- the LOC131249628 gene encoding uncharacterized protein LOC131249628 yields MCEHLPYHLLEREPQAALKSDLENSYYSLWRMGGKLIQRGDSEDHGLSGGPSPTIRCSVDLKKKALSLFTCHCLSLPLHLHQLISPSPVLDLSPPYSLDLSPFLSLRLSISLSSLSLNLSFPHFLRRVVPSSIYLQQSKKVEERRENRSCNHQDGRQNVFYLLRLFGGNIGFMVLRMKRSTRVLRVEYLQIKIPMHMVSCLL; encoded by the exons ATGTGCGAGCACCTGCCTTACCATCTTTTGGAGAGGGAGCCACAGGCCGCACTGAAGAGCGACCTGGAAAATAGCTACTACTCCCTTTGGAGGATGGGTGGGAAGCTCATCCAGCGAGGGGACTCGGAGGATCACGGACTTAG TGGCGGCCCATCACCAACCATCAGATGCTCGGTCGACTTAAAAAAAAAAGCCCTATCTCTCTTTACCTGTcactgtctctctctccctctccatctccaccagctcatctctccctctcccgtcctcgatctctctcccccatactctctcgatctctctcccttcctctccctccgcctctcgatctccctctcctccctctctctcaatctctctttccctcattttCTTCGACGTGTTGTTCCTTCTTCTATCTATCTCCAACAATCGAAGAaagtagaagaaagaagagaaaatcgaag CTGCAATCATCAGGATGGAAGACAGAACGTCTTCTATCTTCTTCGACTGTTTGGAGGGAACATTGGATTCATGGTCCTTCGAATGAAAAGATCAACTAG GGTGCTTCGGGTTGAATACTTGCAAATCAAAATACCCATGCATATGGTATCATGCTTATTGTAA